From Acidithiobacillus sp., the proteins below share one genomic window:
- a CDS encoding chemotaxis protein CheA: MDMEILQDYLPEARELLEKAQEDTLRLESEPGSDEILASVFRAFHTLKGGAGFLEADHLVSWTHHLEDLLDKLRSHTLTISASMIDAILKGLDVIDDMLQQLAHGESPAAGPEDLGQVIQQLAAGQTLYLRTPTAETDTSSTDATCCPATDATLLASQRITVDGHSGIYIERADTSSQFTPSGSDEISEAEFEATLDALYGNKAPGLVDPPEPFCPVGDEISPEEFERVLDQLHGGQAPGYDVLERATQTQPASVALELDPPASRISLPVQNPQAQPLSATPAPIASPSARAQHMPEAADTTLRVDALRLDAVMNQVGELVLLRNRLASAVSSLGEENEDMARIAREVDLTVNDIQSTVMRLRMQPCKRLFQQLPRVVRDASRQLAKEVKLDIIGEEVEIDKAVVDALSGPMTHLIRNSLDHGIEPPELRQTAGKPRSATIRVAAVHLGDKVRIEVSDDGRGIDRQFVTQKAIDKGVITTDQAARLSEQEALELIFRAGFSTKDQATDLSGRGVGMDVVKETVRKLRGHLDIQTRLGLGTTIAMEFPLTMAVLPVLYLRLRREIYALPISSIESLLDIQESRIHRMGGRSVYRLDGTQVTPMVDLGALLNDRPLRLGSEPIEGVLTERGLFMVSEVLGNEDSVVKPIDFLAEQTWYQGATISGKGNVVLILDPGALIGHALDYPSSGRTTPNQRGAA, from the coding sequence ATGGACATGGAGATTTTGCAGGACTACCTTCCCGAAGCCCGCGAGCTCCTCGAAAAAGCCCAGGAGGACACCCTTCGCCTGGAATCTGAACCCGGCAGTGACGAAATTTTGGCATCAGTATTTCGCGCCTTTCACACCTTGAAAGGGGGCGCGGGATTCCTGGAAGCAGACCACCTCGTCAGCTGGACGCATCATCTGGAAGACCTTCTGGACAAGCTGCGCTCCCATACCCTGACCATCTCCGCCAGCATGATCGACGCCATCCTCAAGGGCCTGGACGTCATCGATGACATGCTGCAGCAGTTGGCCCACGGCGAAAGTCCGGCAGCTGGACCTGAGGATCTGGGCCAGGTCATTCAGCAACTCGCCGCTGGTCAAACGCTCTATCTGCGGACCCCCACCGCAGAAACGGATACGTCCAGCACGGACGCAACCTGCTGTCCGGCGACAGATGCCACTCTGTTGGCCAGTCAGCGGATCACTGTGGACGGTCACAGCGGCATTTACATTGAGCGTGCCGATACAAGCAGCCAATTCACGCCAAGCGGCAGCGACGAAATCAGTGAGGCCGAGTTTGAAGCCACCCTCGACGCCCTATACGGCAATAAGGCGCCCGGTCTGGTCGACCCGCCGGAACCATTCTGCCCCGTTGGAGACGAGATTAGCCCAGAAGAGTTTGAGCGGGTGCTGGATCAACTCCATGGCGGCCAGGCGCCGGGTTATGACGTCCTGGAGCGCGCCACACAGACGCAACCGGCGAGTGTTGCACTTGAGCTTGACCCGCCCGCATCGCGCATCAGTCTTCCAGTCCAGAACCCTCAGGCGCAACCGCTGTCCGCAACGCCAGCGCCCATAGCAAGCCCCAGTGCGCGCGCTCAGCACATGCCGGAAGCCGCCGACACCACTCTCCGCGTTGACGCGCTGCGCCTCGACGCCGTCATGAATCAGGTCGGCGAACTGGTCCTTCTGCGCAACCGTTTGGCTTCGGCGGTCAGCAGCCTGGGCGAAGAAAACGAGGATATGGCGCGCATTGCCCGTGAGGTGGACCTCACCGTCAACGACATTCAGAGCACGGTCATGCGCCTGCGGATGCAGCCCTGCAAGCGCCTCTTCCAGCAGTTGCCCCGCGTGGTACGCGACGCCTCCCGGCAGCTCGCCAAGGAAGTCAAACTCGACATCATCGGCGAGGAAGTCGAAATCGACAAAGCTGTCGTCGACGCCCTCTCCGGCCCCATGACACATTTGATTCGCAACAGCCTCGACCATGGCATCGAGCCCCCCGAATTACGGCAGACGGCGGGTAAACCGCGCAGCGCAACGATCCGGGTAGCCGCAGTACACCTCGGCGACAAAGTACGCATCGAAGTATCTGACGACGGCCGCGGCATAGACCGCCAGTTTGTCACCCAGAAGGCCATAGACAAAGGGGTGATTACGACGGATCAGGCCGCCCGGCTCTCGGAACAGGAAGCGCTAGAACTGATCTTCCGTGCCGGTTTTTCCACCAAGGATCAGGCTACTGATCTCTCCGGTCGTGGGGTCGGTATGGATGTGGTCAAGGAAACCGTGCGCAAACTGCGCGGGCATCTGGACATTCAGACGCGCCTCGGGCTCGGCACCACGATTGCCATGGAATTTCCGCTGACCATGGCGGTACTGCCCGTACTCTACCTGCGCCTGCGTCGGGAAATCTACGCCCTGCCCATCTCCAGTATCGAAAGTCTGCTGGACATCCAGGAAAGTCGTATTCATCGTATGGGCGGCCGCAGCGTTTACCGCCTGGATGGCACTCAGGTCACCCCCATGGTAGACCTCGGGGCCCTGCTCAATGATCGCCCCTTGCGTCTGGGTTCCGAACCCATCGAAGGGGTCCTCACCGAACGTGGCCTTTTCATGGTTTCGGAGGTGCTCGGCAATGAGGACTCAGTGGTCAAACCCATTGATTTTCTCGCCGAGCAAACCTGGTATCAGGGGGCGACCATTTCCGGCAAGGGCAATGTCGTCCTCATCCTTGATCCGGGCGCCCTGATCGGTCACGCCTTGGATTACCCCAGCTCCGGCAGGACGACCCCCAACCAACGGGGTGCCGCCTGA
- a CDS encoding protein phosphatase CheZ, with protein sequence MNNHVLNPGRLLSEAELLLREGLKRIANTAEESLSGAQNPLEEALRLTEEQTMVTLSAVERAQDAVNDIRSAHNRFIDESLHHIDNALLTILTSQQGQDLAGQRLKKAITLLQAVEERIRLTLAEIGMQTSPDYAPQADDVASSNPSVNQDEVDALLAELGI encoded by the coding sequence ATGAATAACCATGTGCTGAACCCGGGGCGCCTGCTGAGTGAGGCCGAACTGCTTCTCCGTGAAGGCCTGAAACGCATTGCCAATACGGCAGAAGAAAGCCTCTCGGGCGCGCAAAATCCGCTGGAGGAAGCTTTGCGCCTCACTGAAGAGCAGACCATGGTCACGCTGTCGGCCGTTGAACGTGCCCAGGATGCCGTAAATGACATTCGTAGCGCCCATAACCGCTTTATCGACGAATCGCTCCACCACATCGACAACGCCTTACTCACCATTTTGACCAGCCAGCAAGGGCAGGATCTTGCCGGTCAGCGGCTGAAAAAGGCCATCACCCTCCTGCAGGCGGTCGAGGAACGTATCCGTCTGACCCTCGCCGAAATCGGGATGCAGACCAGCCCGGACTACGCGCCCCAAGCGGATGACGTTGCGAGTTCCAATCCCAGCGTCAATCAAGACGAAGTAGACGCCCTGCTCGCCGAACTGGGGATTTGA
- the cheY gene encoding chemotaxis response regulator CheY — MHILVVDDFSTMRRIVRNLLRELGFSNFDEAEDGVQALQKLRNRPFDFVVSDWNMPNMQGIDLLRAIRADAQLKHIPVLMVTAEAKRENILEAAQAGVNGYIVKPFTADTLKEKLDAVFKRLQAAQGAQS; from the coding sequence ATGCACATCCTCGTAGTGGACGACTTTTCCACCATGCGCCGGATTGTGCGCAATCTGTTGCGGGAGTTGGGTTTCAGCAATTTTGATGAAGCCGAAGACGGGGTACAGGCACTGCAAAAGCTGCGCAACCGACCCTTCGATTTTGTGGTCTCTGACTGGAACATGCCCAACATGCAGGGCATCGACCTGCTCCGTGCTATTCGTGCAGACGCCCAACTCAAGCACATACCGGTCCTCATGGTCACGGCAGAGGCCAAACGCGAGAACATCCTTGAAGCGGCTCAAGCCGGGGTGAACGGCTATATCGTCAAACCCTTCACCGCCGACACACTCAAGGAAAAGCTCGATGCCGTTTTCAAACGCCTGCAAGCCGCTCAGGGGGCTCAGTCATGA
- a CDS encoding SPOR domain-containing protein, translating to MTPDEINKTQEQQKRLNRVILIAFLLLVVVATGVYRDHSERHGESAPKALQPSGATVFLSLPQPTAADITPTISTQSATAINTSANPLVSSTFVAEGSKQSPVRQKIVAANPRPTLVPMPDLTHPTLTQKSAPPTHKAPTAPAPTVDNSCSNAGWYVQLGAFGRPGMATDLAKLLKSTGFSACIGTLPQNHLYRVLVGPVPNRIAADTVTQRIANLTKHQGYPQYWSPVR from the coding sequence ATGACACCCGACGAGATCAACAAAACGCAAGAGCAGCAGAAGCGCCTCAATCGCGTCATCCTCATCGCTTTCCTTCTGCTGGTCGTCGTCGCCACGGGGGTATACCGGGATCACTCCGAACGACACGGCGAAAGCGCTCCCAAAGCCCTTCAACCCAGTGGGGCCACCGTTTTTTTGAGCCTGCCGCAACCCACCGCAGCAGATATTACCCCGACGATCTCGACTCAGTCAGCAACCGCCATCAACACCAGTGCGAACCCACTTGTTTCATCCACGTTTGTTGCCGAAGGATCCAAGCAGTCTCCAGTTCGCCAAAAAATTGTTGCGGCCAACCCGCGCCCGACACTCGTCCCAATGCCCGACTTGACTCACCCCACCCTGACGCAGAAATCTGCTCCACCCACCCATAAAGCACCAACAGCTCCCGCCCCAACCGTTGACAATAGCTGCAGCAACGCTGGGTGGTATGTGCAACTGGGAGCTTTCGGACGCCCCGGCATGGCAACTGATCTGGCAAAACTGCTCAAAAGCACGGGCTTCAGCGCGTGCATCGGCACCTTGCCACAAAACCATCTTTACCGCGTGTTAGTGGGCCCCGTGCCCAACCGGATTGCCGCCGATACCGTCACGCAACGCATCGCCAACCTCACCAAACATCAGGGCTATCCCCAATACTGGTCACCCGTCCGCTGA
- the motD gene encoding flagellar motor protein MotD, with the protein MARRKKEEEWENHERWLVSYADFITLLFAFFVVMYAISSVNEGKYRVLSRTLVSAFSGQPWSPVPIRSDAGPSLSQTPVDLPALPKVADIAPVPHVQKGQVSPQARNDPQTPPYPATAMRRIEKQMETLLKPLIAQGSVAIHRSNLGVVIDLNAKILFHSAQTRLSPSATATLGAIAQVLRQVPYQVQVNGFTNDLPIRTAQFASNWALSAARAVSVVELFIQRGVNPQNLVAAGYGKYHPVAPNDTAKGLIMNRRVSIVVVAPQNPSKAGTDPIMAGAIDQRG; encoded by the coding sequence ATGGCGCGCCGCAAAAAAGAAGAGGAATGGGAAAATCATGAACGTTGGCTGGTGTCTTATGCCGACTTCATTACTCTGCTCTTCGCCTTTTTTGTGGTGATGTATGCCATTTCTTCGGTGAACGAAGGCAAATACAGAGTCCTGTCGAGAACTTTGGTATCGGCCTTCAGCGGACAACCCTGGTCACCGGTACCCATCCGTTCTGACGCAGGGCCGTCCCTCAGCCAGACGCCTGTAGATCTGCCCGCCCTGCCTAAAGTCGCCGACATAGCACCCGTTCCTCATGTGCAAAAAGGCCAGGTTTCGCCCCAGGCAAGGAACGACCCACAAACACCACCGTATCCCGCCACCGCCATGCGGCGAATTGAAAAACAAATGGAGACACTGCTTAAGCCTCTGATCGCGCAGGGTAGCGTCGCCATTCATCGGAGCAACCTGGGCGTCGTCATCGATCTGAACGCCAAAATCCTGTTTCACTCGGCACAGACGCGGCTCAGCCCCAGTGCCACCGCCACTCTCGGGGCTATTGCACAGGTCTTGCGTCAGGTGCCTTACCAAGTTCAGGTAAACGGTTTTACCAACGATCTACCCATTCGCACCGCCCAATTTGCATCCAACTGGGCACTGTCCGCCGCACGTGCAGTTTCCGTAGTCGAGCTCTTCATCCAGCGTGGCGTAAATCCGCAGAATCTGGTCGCGGCGGGCTACGGCAAGTATCATCCGGTAGCACCCAACGATACGGCGAAGGGCCTCATCATGAATCGACGAGTAAGCATCGTGGTAGTCGCCCCACAGAATCCGAGCAAGGCCGGAACCGATCCGATCATGGCGGGCGCCATTGATCAGCGCGGTTAG
- a CDS encoding flagellar brake protein codes for MFSNQRFLDQLFTDKNRQTGKGQIERALAELIASSETLAVMVGRNGGILAQATLLHAETDIATLILDELMPEAENSRLLRGEDLLLWSTSTLPLGFQSTVVERLLWQRYGAVRIQWPDALYQLQRRAALRAAPAEASGLPLSLQRHGARSCEGRCVDLGAGGVRARIHAPSDYPMTAGEVLASVQFSFQGKAYRVGALVRYVEPAGHSRGTDSQYIGLSFVQAPGALQEQIIQYALRCDRERLRSTHR; via the coding sequence ATGTTTTCAAACCAGAGATTCCTGGATCAACTGTTCACTGACAAAAATCGGCAAACGGGGAAAGGGCAGATAGAGCGAGCCCTTGCCGAACTGATCGCGAGCAGTGAAACGCTGGCGGTGATGGTTGGGCGTAATGGCGGCATTTTGGCCCAGGCGACGCTTCTTCATGCTGAAACAGACATCGCGACCCTGATCCTCGATGAACTGATGCCAGAAGCAGAAAATAGCCGCTTGCTGCGCGGAGAGGATTTGCTCCTGTGGAGCACGTCGACGTTGCCCTTGGGGTTTCAGAGCACGGTGGTCGAGAGATTACTGTGGCAGCGTTACGGGGCGGTGCGCATCCAGTGGCCGGATGCACTTTACCAGTTGCAGCGCCGCGCTGCACTGCGCGCGGCGCCTGCTGAGGCCAGTGGGTTGCCGCTGTCACTTCAGCGCCACGGTGCGCGCAGTTGCGAGGGACGCTGTGTGGATCTGGGTGCCGGTGGCGTGCGCGCACGAATTCATGCGCCCAGTGACTATCCGATGACTGCCGGCGAGGTGCTGGCAAGCGTGCAGTTCAGTTTCCAGGGCAAAGCGTACCGGGTGGGGGCGCTGGTTCGTTATGTGGAACCGGCAGGTCACTCCCGTGGTACCGACTCACAATACATTGGCTTGAGCTTCGTGCAAGCCCCTGGCGCCTTGCAGGAGCAGATTATCCAATACGCCTTGCGCTGTGATCGCGAACGTTTACGCAGCACCCATCGCTAA
- the fliW gene encoding flagellar assembly protein FliW encodes MTDYSTRFGLLPISDAQVWHCVAPLPGFAELQRFTLLHVQEQGPFVWLQSLDEPLIAFLLVAPEHFGLHYPQRPQFAAQDPNGISMVMVILPQITNDSLQANALAPLYFLPHTRQFGQWIVEHAEPSLTNISEAQTPPATLGVPIIQLGLARCDSATASPLAMGAA; translated from the coding sequence ATGACCGACTACTCCACCCGCTTTGGCCTTCTGCCTATCTCTGATGCGCAGGTGTGGCATTGTGTCGCCCCCCTGCCGGGCTTTGCGGAGTTGCAGCGATTTACGCTTCTTCACGTTCAGGAACAAGGCCCCTTCGTCTGGCTGCAATCTCTGGATGAGCCGCTGATCGCCTTTTTGCTGGTTGCACCGGAACATTTCGGCCTGCACTACCCGCAACGCCCACAGTTTGCGGCGCAAGACCCGAATGGAATCAGCATGGTCATGGTCATCCTGCCACAAATAACCAATGATTCTTTACAGGCCAATGCCCTGGCTCCGCTGTATTTCTTACCCCACACCCGCCAATTCGGTCAGTGGATTGTCGAGCATGCCGAACCCAGCCTGACAAACATTTCCGAAGCGCAGACGCCTCCGGCAACCCTCGGTGTACCCATCATCCAACTCGGACTCGCCCGCTGCGATTCCGCTACCGCCAGCCCCTTAGCGATGGGTGCTGCGTAA
- a CDS encoding carbon storage regulator has protein sequence MLVLTRRRGQAICIGDDIRIVVTRIEDGQVRLGIESAHDVIILREELLESVRQANQSAQAVAPAQFDQWLQSHRPSIQDAASFQEE, from the coding sequence ATGCTCGTGCTCACCCGACGCCGCGGCCAGGCCATCTGCATCGGCGACGATATCCGTATCGTTGTTACCCGTATTGAAGACGGTCAGGTGCGGCTGGGGATAGAGAGTGCCCACGACGTGATCATCCTCCGTGAAGAATTACTAGAATCCGTTCGGCAGGCCAACCAGTCTGCCCAAGCCGTAGCCCCTGCCCAATTCGACCAGTGGTTACAGTCTCATCGCCCGTCTATCCAAGACGCGGCCAGCTTTCAGGAGGAATAA
- the flgN gene encoding flagellar export chaperone FlgN → MDTALQLQIGALEALLQLLRHEGHCLQSGIMTELEPIAAEKERLYQTISALESQRRTPPSAVTHMGLQAQRRDLLEKIVQYNQQNGQIIGALERFNQGAWKILFGINESLYTDGGTTQNTPQRHLIGSA, encoded by the coding sequence ATGGATACGGCACTGCAACTCCAAATCGGCGCGCTGGAGGCCTTGCTCCAGTTGCTGCGTCACGAAGGGCATTGTCTGCAGTCTGGGATCATGACAGAACTGGAACCCATTGCTGCAGAAAAAGAGCGGCTCTACCAGACCATCAGCGCCCTCGAATCCCAGCGCCGTACGCCGCCATCTGCTGTCACCCACATGGGTCTGCAAGCGCAACGCCGAGATTTGCTGGAGAAGATCGTTCAGTACAACCAGCAGAATGGTCAGATCATCGGCGCCCTGGAGCGTTTTAACCAAGGCGCCTGGAAAATCCTCTTCGGGATCAATGAGTCACTCTACACCGATGGCGGAACTACTCAGAACACTCCCCAGCGGCACCTGATCGGGAGCGCCTGA
- the flgM gene encoding flagellar biosynthesis anti-sigma factor FlgM: MNPINQYSGLPGTKMQTNTDPLVTANQPTSGVGTTRTAKGPVVAQDHVTLSPAARSLLAAQTSANTERLQGIKTAIANGTYQISPQRIGQGLTQDAQQFLPLATNNKA, from the coding sequence ATGAACCCGATCAACCAGTATTCCGGCTTACCCGGCACGAAGATGCAGACGAACACCGATCCGTTGGTCACGGCGAATCAGCCGACCTCCGGGGTCGGTACCACGCGGACCGCCAAAGGTCCGGTCGTGGCGCAGGACCATGTCACGCTGTCTCCCGCGGCGCGCAGCCTGCTCGCCGCGCAGACCTCCGCAAACACCGAGCGCCTGCAGGGCATCAAAACAGCCATCGCCAACGGCACTTACCAGATCTCGCCGCAGCGCATCGGACAAGGGCTCACCCAGGACGCGCAGCAGTTCCTGCCCTTGGCCACCAACAACAAGGCCTGA
- the flgA gene encoding flagellar basal body P-ring formation chaperone FlgA codes for MILPTPPKPAPPLPIPKHFWHGPLFAFRDYGMGNCRADVGAMMKKSKLAKLLGSNAAASCTVLFLLAASLPVNAATESAETIRATVRHFVRNHLPANTRNAQIHIDGPAPGLRFPACGHLQLGFFGYSNPYGSQTVAVSCSSPSPWKLYLPVQLAINQNVVVAARPLSADRVLSATDLTVVQRDTNGLGGYALTNPQQAIGQVLRFGTLAGQPITTSMLNAPEVVRAGEQVTLYAEGDGIRIATIANAIENGRPGQAILVRNVQSGRVIRGTVTARGTVVVPF; via the coding sequence ATGATTTTGCCGACACCGCCAAAACCAGCCCCCCCGCTTCCCATTCCAAAGCACTTCTGGCATGGCCCGTTATTTGCTTTTCGTGACTATGGCATGGGCAATTGCCGGGCAGACGTGGGCGCGATGATGAAGAAGAGCAAACTGGCAAAACTTTTGGGGAGCAACGCGGCGGCATCCTGCACCGTTCTGTTCCTGCTTGCTGCCTCGCTACCAGTGAACGCCGCGACGGAAAGCGCCGAAACCATCCGTGCTACCGTTAGGCATTTTGTGCGCAACCACCTTCCCGCCAATACCCGCAACGCCCAGATTCATATAGACGGCCCGGCACCGGGCTTGCGCTTTCCCGCCTGCGGCCACTTGCAACTCGGTTTCTTCGGCTATAGCAATCCCTATGGCAGCCAAACCGTAGCGGTAAGCTGCTCAAGCCCTTCGCCCTGGAAGCTCTATTTACCGGTACAGCTCGCCATCAACCAAAACGTCGTAGTCGCGGCTCGGCCGCTGAGCGCCGATCGGGTGCTCAGCGCCACGGATCTCACTGTGGTTCAACGCGACACGAATGGTCTTGGTGGTTATGCGCTGACCAATCCGCAGCAAGCGATTGGCCAGGTTCTGCGTTTTGGCACACTGGCAGGACAACCCATTACCACATCCATGCTCAATGCGCCGGAGGTTGTTCGTGCGGGCGAACAGGTTACCTTGTACGCCGAGGGGGATGGCATTCGCATCGCCACCATCGCCAACGCCATCGAAAATGGCCGCCCCGGACAGGCTATTTTGGTGCGCAACGTGCAATCCGGCAGAGTGATCCGCGGTACCGTTACGGCCAGGGGCACTGTGGTGGTACCGTTCTAA
- the flgB gene encoding flagellar basal body rod protein FlgB codes for MMIWVEEEAGMGGFLDQALNPLADALRVSGYRQQLLSANIANADTPNYKAVDIPFSKTLKAVQAGDRGGLALQTNNARQLAGSPASVGLAAFVHYQRGSQVGLDGNSVDMNREQASFLQNSVVYQADLTFLTGTIKTLNSVITGNVI; via the coding sequence ATGATGATTTGGGTGGAGGAGGAGGCTGGTATGGGTGGTTTTCTGGATCAGGCACTCAATCCCCTTGCGGATGCCTTACGGGTCAGTGGTTACCGGCAGCAACTGCTGTCGGCCAATATTGCTAACGCCGACACACCGAACTACAAGGCGGTGGATATTCCATTTAGCAAAACCTTGAAAGCGGTTCAGGCGGGCGATCGGGGGGGGCTGGCCCTGCAGACGAATAATGCGCGACAACTGGCGGGATCGCCTGCCAGCGTGGGCTTGGCTGCCTTTGTGCATTACCAGCGCGGTAGTCAGGTGGGCCTGGACGGCAATTCTGTGGACATGAACCGCGAACAGGCCAGTTTTTTGCAGAATAGTGTCGTATATCAGGCCGATTTGACCTTTCTGACCGGTACAATCAAAACCTTGAACTCAGTTATCACCGGCAACGTGATTTAA
- the flgC gene encoding flagellar basal body rod protein FlgC: protein MSMFSVLDVASSALTAQSYRLNVVASNLANANSATSSNGQPYRAREVVFAAQPLSGNTAPAGVSGVQVAGVVTKPGPFKMVYQPGNPLADKAGYVKMPNVNPVDEMVNMISASRAYQANVNVMNTAKILLQKTLTL from the coding sequence ATGTCCATGTTTTCAGTGCTCGATGTGGCCAGCTCGGCGCTTACCGCGCAGAGTTATCGCTTGAACGTGGTGGCGAGTAATCTGGCCAACGCCAATTCTGCGACGAGTTCGAACGGGCAGCCCTATCGCGCCCGGGAGGTGGTATTTGCTGCTCAGCCACTCTCCGGTAACACTGCGCCTGCCGGTGTCAGCGGTGTGCAGGTGGCGGGGGTGGTGACCAAGCCCGGGCCTTTCAAAATGGTATATCAACCAGGCAATCCCCTTGCGGATAAGGCGGGCTATGTGAAAATGCCTAACGTCAATCCAGTGGATGAGATGGTGAATATGATCTCGGCATCCCGTGCCTACCAGGCCAATGTCAATGTCATGAACACCGCCAAAATCCTGCTGCAAAAAACACTTACCCTATAG